In one Geotoga petraea genomic region, the following are encoded:
- a CDS encoding pseudouridine synthase: MLTLQKAIQTLGLSRRKSADYIKKRGIKVNGKLIKEPWYEIEYGDEIEFEGKKHKFEKIKEKKEDKVYYLLNKPKGVLCSMEDQFGRKTIKDLIKGKIKEENIFHVGRLDYNTSGIILLTNDGELGNYLLHPKYKVEKIYDVLVMGHPKKEELNKLERGMEIEGGFKTKPAKIEKVKKKGNNHQIIIKISEGRKRQVRLMFKSIGYTVLNLKRLAFGPWEINRVPKEGDILKLDNEEIKKLFKKLK; the protein is encoded by the coding sequence ATGCTAACACTACAGAAAGCGATACAAACCCTGGGGCTGAGCAGAAGGAAATCAGCTGACTATATAAAAAAAAGAGGAATAAAAGTAAATGGAAAATTAATAAAAGAACCATGGTACGAGATTGAATATGGCGACGAGATAGAGTTTGAAGGTAAAAAACATAAATTTGAAAAAATCAAGGAAAAAAAAGAAGATAAAGTTTACTATTTGCTCAACAAACCTAAAGGAGTATTATGCTCAATGGAAGATCAATTTGGTAGAAAAACTATAAAAGATCTTATAAAAGGTAAAATAAAAGAAGAAAATATCTTTCATGTAGGAAGACTTGACTATAATACTTCTGGGATCATTCTTTTGACAAATGATGGTGAACTGGGGAACTATCTTTTACATCCAAAATATAAGGTAGAAAAAATATATGATGTTTTAGTTATGGGACATCCAAAAAAAGAAGAATTAAACAAGTTAGAAAGAGGCATGGAGATAGAAGGTGGTTTCAAAACAAAACCAGCTAAGATTGAAAAAGTCAAAAAGAAGGGAAATAATCATCAAATTATTATCAAAATATCCGAAGGAAGGAAAAGACAAGTAAGGCTTATGTTTAAATCAATAGGGTATACTGTTTTAAATTTAAAAAGATTGGCTTTTGGACCCTGGGAAATAAATAGAGTACCTAAGGAAGGAGACATATTGAAATTAGATAATGAAGAAATAAAAAAATTATTTAAAAAATTAAAATAA
- a CDS encoding inositol monophosphatase family protein, translating to MFEKVEKIVENAGEILINNLKGNYNTYSKKDKHDIVTEIDMKIQDYLKNELMKLTPNAGFLAEERGNTDKPKENNYWVIDPIDGTVNFSRGFPENCISVSYVENDEPVFGLIDSPQMSIKFLSIKGKGLFINGEKQTPRWSKTLCDSMITIGANKKEMANFINILSDKVMRIRLIGSAAIMGAYVASGYADAFIFSKSNSWDIAAAYSMIKEVGGEVYNFDGEDADIFSKRIIFSSKYIKDDLIKLIKKLEE from the coding sequence ATGTTTGAAAAAGTTGAGAAAATAGTTGAAAATGCAGGGGAAATTCTAATAAATAACTTAAAAGGAAATTATAATACTTATTCCAAAAAGGACAAACACGATATAGTAACAGAGATTGACATGAAAATACAAGATTATTTAAAAAATGAATTGATGAAATTAACTCCAAATGCGGGTTTTTTAGCAGAAGAGAGAGGAAATACTGATAAACCAAAAGAAAATAACTATTGGGTAATAGATCCAATAGATGGCACAGTAAACTTTTCAAGAGGCTTTCCAGAAAACTGCATATCTGTTTCTTATGTTGAAAACGATGAGCCTGTTTTTGGACTTATTGACTCTCCACAAATGTCTATTAAATTTTTAAGTATAAAAGGCAAAGGTTTATTTATAAATGGAGAAAAACAAACACCAAGATGGTCAAAAACTTTATGTGATTCCATGATAACTATAGGAGCCAACAAAAAAGAAATGGCAAATTTCATAAATATTCTATCTGATAAAGTAATGAGAATAAGACTTATAGGATCAGCAGCAATTATGGGTGCTTATGTAGCTTCGGGTTATGCGGATGCCTTTATTTTTTCAAAATCTAACTCTTGGGATATTGCAGCTGCCTATAGTATGATTAAAGAAGTTGGAGGAGAAGTATATAATTTTGATGGAGAAGACGCTGATATCTTTTCAAAACGAATTATTTTTTCTTCCAAATATATAAAAGATGACTTAATTAAATTAATTAAAAAATTAGAGGAGTGA
- a CDS encoding glucose-1-phosphate thymidylyltransferase: MKAIVLCAGKGTRLRPLTFTNAKPLIPIANKPTIMYSLEKIKRAGITEIGIIVNPDNKKDFEKVLGDGDDIGMQITYIVQENPKGLAHAVSISQDFIGDDDFLMYLGDNLVNNDLEEFIHEFKNNKHDSFVLLTPVEDPTRFGIAVMKDSRIIKVVEKPKDPPSNLAIIGVYIFNSNIFEAIKNIKPSWRGELEITDAIQWLIANNKNVGAHIIYGWWKDTGKPEDLIEANRTVLEKIKSKSIEGNVYENSTVTGNAIIGKGSKIMDSIIRGPAIIGENTTISNAYIGPYTSIGKEVNIEDSEIENSIILDGASITSIHPRIDYSIIGANANIMSMKKKPKSMRLVIGDYGKIEIPK, encoded by the coding sequence ATGAAAGCTATCGTATTATGTGCTGGAAAGGGGACAAGATTAAGACCATTGACTTTCACCAATGCAAAACCTTTGATACCAATTGCCAACAAACCTACAATAATGTATTCATTGGAAAAAATAAAGAGAGCAGGAATTACAGAAATTGGAATAATAGTAAATCCAGATAATAAAAAGGATTTTGAAAAAGTTTTGGGTGATGGAGATGACATAGGAATGCAAATAACTTACATTGTCCAAGAAAATCCAAAAGGATTGGCGCATGCAGTTTCAATATCTCAAGACTTTATTGGTGATGATGATTTTTTAATGTATCTTGGTGATAATTTGGTTAACAATGATTTAGAAGAGTTTATTCATGAATTTAAAAATAACAAACACGACTCTTTTGTTCTATTAACTCCAGTAGAAGACCCAACAAGATTTGGTATAGCTGTTATGAAGGATTCAAGGATAATCAAAGTGGTTGAAAAGCCAAAAGATCCACCCTCTAACTTAGCTATTATTGGAGTTTATATATTTAACTCAAATATTTTTGAGGCGATAAAAAATATTAAACCATCCTGGAGAGGAGAACTCGAAATCACAGATGCTATACAATGGTTGATTGCCAACAATAAAAATGTAGGTGCACACATTATTTACGGTTGGTGGAAAGATACAGGGAAACCAGAAGACTTAATAGAAGCTAATAGAACAGTTCTTGAAAAGATAAAGTCAAAATCCATCGAAGGTAATGTTTATGAGAACTCAACTGTTACTGGTAACGCAATTATTGGGAAAGGATCTAAAATTATGGATTCAATCATCAGAGGGCCTGCAATTATTGGAGAAAATACCACAATTTCCAATGCATATATAGGCCCTTACACATCAATTGGAAAAGAAGTAAACATAGAAGATTCAGAAATAGAAAATTCAATAATACTCGATGGAGCTTCAATAACTTCAATACATCCGAGAATTGATTATTCTATAATAGGTGCTAACGCAAACATTATGTCTATGAAGAAAAAACCAAAATCCATGAGACTTGTAATTGGGGACTATGGAAAAATAGAAATACCAAAGTGA
- a CDS encoding alpha-amylase family glycosyl hydrolase, with the protein MKRIEELWKKVYGDNESKKMDDLMKLLDEKKKKNKYFQKDKKWLEKGIIYSLYVDHFSRDLKGLKEKIPYLKDLGVKTIWLLPILESPMQDQGFDISDYYKVRSDLGTNEEFYELIDLIHENGMKIIFDIAVNHTSVEHEYFKKSRSSKVNPYRDWYIWNKDNKKYNSTRILFKGMMDSNWEYDEKTGEYYFHRFYEIQPDLNYKNPDVLIEMINILSFWKLRGIDGFRMDAAPFLWKEEGTNSENLEKTHLILKIFREALDYISEGTTLIAEANQPPKDVVEYFGQGDECHAAYHFPLMPKVYLAIAENKPEYIIQTLSEKNTPKIPDNCQWLVFLRCHDELTLEFVTEEERKKMLNYFLHDKRWSFREGEGISGRLMNLFKGDIRKILLAYSSMFSIRGTFINYYGDEIGMENNDDYYKIMKEITGYSDSRYFNRGPFDWELLEEIKSGKETDKLNLHKKIKEMIKTKNENEELFNQEAQLLIDDGILVSKRYKNGKKLLIYNNFNDKEKIIEDIHLEPYSYEWILKEE; encoded by the coding sequence ATGAAAAGAATTGAAGAATTATGGAAAAAAGTATATGGCGATAACGAATCTAAAAAAATGGATGATCTTATGAAATTGTTAGATGAGAAGAAAAAGAAAAACAAATATTTTCAAAAAGATAAAAAATGGCTTGAAAAAGGAATTATATATTCTTTATATGTAGATCACTTTTCAAGAGATTTAAAAGGTTTGAAAGAAAAGATCCCTTATTTAAAAGATTTAGGAGTTAAAACAATTTGGCTGCTGCCAATTTTAGAATCGCCAATGCAGGATCAAGGTTTTGATATTTCAGATTATTATAAGGTCAGATCAGATTTAGGAACAAATGAAGAATTTTATGAATTAATAGATCTTATACATGAAAACGGAATGAAAATAATTTTTGACATTGCTGTAAATCATACTTCTGTAGAACATGAATATTTTAAGAAGTCAAGGTCATCAAAAGTTAATCCTTACAGGGATTGGTATATATGGAATAAAGATAACAAAAAGTATAATTCTACCAGAATTCTTTTCAAAGGGATGATGGATAGCAACTGGGAATACGATGAAAAAACTGGAGAATATTATTTTCACAGGTTTTATGAAATACAACCTGATTTGAACTATAAGAATCCAGATGTTTTGATAGAGATGATCAACATTCTTTCATTCTGGAAACTAAGAGGAATTGATGGGTTTAGAATGGATGCGGCTCCTTTTTTATGGAAAGAAGAAGGAACTAACTCTGAGAATCTTGAAAAAACTCATCTCATATTAAAGATATTTAGAGAAGCTTTAGACTATATAAGCGAGGGAACAACACTAATAGCAGAAGCCAATCAACCTCCCAAAGATGTAGTTGAGTATTTTGGCCAAGGTGATGAATGCCATGCAGCGTATCATTTCCCATTAATGCCAAAAGTCTATTTGGCAATTGCAGAAAATAAACCAGAATACATAATTCAAACACTATCAGAAAAAAACACGCCTAAAATCCCAGATAATTGTCAATGGCTTGTATTTTTGAGGTGCCATGATGAACTAACTCTTGAATTTGTAACCGAAGAAGAGAGAAAGAAGATGTTGAATTACTTTCTACACGATAAAAGATGGTCTTTTAGAGAAGGAGAAGGAATATCTGGAAGATTAATGAATCTTTTCAAAGGCGATATAAGAAAAATTTTATTAGCTTATTCTTCAATGTTTTCAATAAGAGGTACTTTTATAAACTATTATGGTGATGAAATAGGTATGGAAAATAACGACGATTATTATAAAATAATGAAAGAGATAACAGGGTATTCCGATTCGAGGTATTTCAACCGAGGACCGTTTGATTGGGAATTATTGGAAGAAATAAAATCTGGTAAAGAAACAGACAAGTTAAATCTTCATAAAAAAATTAAAGAAATGATCAAAACTAAGAATGAAAATGAAGAGCTATTCAATCAAGAAGCCCAATTGTTAATTGATGATGGAATTTTAGTTTCAAAGCGATATAAAAATGGGAAGAAATTATTAATTTACAACAATTTTAATGATAAAGAAAAAATTATTGAAGATATTCATTTAGAACCATACAGCTATGAATGGATCTTAAAGGAGGAATAA
- a CDS encoding DUF1904 family protein, giving the protein MPYINLKGFEEDKAISEKIVSKISEITEKPKKYIMFSNEENKISFNNKSGYLLEYRQIGELEYDKKLKIVKEITKILQEKNIHPEDIYFIFDFYPRENWGWNNKLFG; this is encoded by the coding sequence ATGCCATATATAAATTTAAAAGGATTTGAAGAGGATAAAGCAATATCAGAAAAAATAGTATCAAAAATTAGTGAAATAACTGAAAAGCCTAAAAAATACATTATGTTTTCAAACGAAGAAAATAAAATTTCTTTTAACAATAAAAGTGGTTATCTATTAGAGTATAGACAAATTGGAGAACTTGAATATGATAAAAAACTTAAAATTGTTAAAGAAATAACAAAAATATTACAGGAAAAAAATATTCATCCCGAAGATATTTACTTTATATTTGATTTTTATCCCAGAGAAAATTGGGGTTGGAACAATAAATTATTTGGTTAA